Genomic DNA from Alkalihalobacterium alkalinitrilicum:
AAGTGCAAAAGACGGATCGAGAATCAATGAATTGCAAATCCCTGTTAAAGTGACGAATTAGCAATGCTTCTGCCACTTTCATAAGTTTTTAGAAAAAATGCTTCAAACAACGGTTCATCGCACTAGAGTATAAGATACAAGCGTTTAAGAAAAATTCTTTACTCTTCATTAGAATGTCATGAAGTTCATGGCATTCTTTTTGCGTTTAGTAACTTCTAGCTTTAATAAGCTAGAAGTTAATGTTCTTAGGATTAAAACAGCTAGTTGAAACGGGTAAAATTAATAATCAGTAGGAAAGTTCAAGAAAAGGGCAAAGTTGCATATTTGAATTTTATTATTCAATTGAATTTGCAAAATATTTTAGTAATACTTATAATGATAGTAATACTAAAAATAAAGTAAGGGGTGAAGTTGAAATGGAATTAGTTAGCGGGAAGATGACGAGTAAAGGACAAATAACAATACCAAAAGAACTTAGAGAAAAGTTAGGTTTAAGTGAGGGTGACCAATTTAAATTTTTAATAGAAAACGATGAAGTAAGAATAGAACCGGTTAAGAAAAAATTATTAAGTCAAGCAATTGGCAGAATTACTTCTAAAGAGGAAATTGACCTTGAAAAAATGAGAGAAGTTGCTCACGAAGAAGCGTCTAAACATATTCTATCAGAGGGATTCGAACATGAATAAATTTCTAGTTGATACAAATGTTCTTATACGACTGCTAGTTAAAGATGATCCAATTAAATTTAATACTATAGTGAAGCTTGTAGAGAAGGTTGAAAAAAATGAATTAACTTTAGTAATCCCTACTGTCGTAATTGCTGAAAGTTGTTGGTTGCTAAAGTCTTTCTATAAATTGGATAAACCAAAAATAACTGAGTATTTATTAGATGTAATTGAATCTGAAAATGTTGAAGTAGAGGAAGATAATGTAATCATTGCACTGAAAATGTATTCGGATAAGAATGTTGATTTTGCTGATGCTTTAATATCGAGCAAATCTAACAGTAAACTTCCTGTATTAACATGGGATAAAAAAGATTTTAATAAGTTGGAATGCGAATACTATACTCCTAAAGAATTATTGTAGTTGCACAGTACGAGTCTATTGTGTTTTAATCCATGTAATGTACCCATCGGATTGTGCAACCTTTCATCGGCATTCATTTCAATTACAACCTTTAAAAATGCCAATCTAATACAGCAAAATTTGAATTCATGATGTTTG
This window encodes:
- a CDS encoding AbrB/MazE/SpoVT family DNA-binding domain-containing protein, whose product is MELVSGKMTSKGQITIPKELREKLGLSEGDQFKFLIENDEVRIEPVKKKLLSQAIGRITSKEEIDLEKMREVAHEEASKHILSEGFEHE
- a CDS encoding PIN domain-containing protein, which gives rise to MNKFLVDTNVLIRLLVKDDPIKFNTIVKLVEKVEKNELTLVIPTVVIAESCWLLKSFYKLDKPKITEYLLDVIESENVEVEEDNVIIALKMYSDKNVDFADALISSKSNSKLPVLTWDKKDFNKLECEYYTPKELL